A genomic segment from Pseudoduganella chitinolytica encodes:
- the mpl gene encoding UDP-N-acetylmuramate:L-alanyl-gamma-D-glutamyl-meso-diaminopimelate ligase, producing the protein MHIHILGICGTFMGGLAVLAKEAGHKVTGCDANVYPPMSTQLEAQGIELIQGFDKDQVNLNPDLYVIGNVVSRGNELVEEILNRGLPYVSGPQWMGEHILRHKWVLAVAGTHGKTTTSAMLAWILEDAGYAPGFLIGGVPMNFGVSARLTGPGADSEFFVIEADEYDTAFFDKRSKFVHYHARTAILNNLEYDHADIFPDLAAIETQFHHLVRTVPGIGRVVVNGDEDALQRVIRRGCWSEKETFGGAEGSNWTMKEHPDGSFDVLFNGQFEGTVEWKLTGKHNRSNALAAIAAARNVGVPIAQAAKALAKFESVKRRMEVRGVAKGVTVYDDFAHHPTAIATTVGGLRQKLGKDTRILAVLEPRSNTMKLGAMKDALPGSLVDADLVFGFGSEKALGWSLASALAPMGSTASAYEDLDLMVKAIVGQARPGDHVVVMSNGGFGGVHQKLLDALAA; encoded by the coding sequence ATGCATATCCACATTCTCGGCATTTGCGGCACCTTCATGGGCGGCCTGGCCGTGCTGGCCAAGGAAGCCGGCCACAAGGTAACGGGCTGCGATGCCAACGTCTATCCGCCGATGAGCACCCAGCTGGAAGCCCAGGGCATCGAGCTGATCCAGGGGTTCGACAAGGACCAGGTCAACCTGAACCCGGACCTGTACGTGATCGGCAACGTGGTCTCGCGCGGCAACGAGCTGGTGGAGGAGATCCTCAACCGCGGCCTGCCGTACGTGTCCGGGCCGCAGTGGATGGGCGAACACATCCTGCGCCACAAGTGGGTGCTGGCGGTGGCGGGCACGCACGGCAAGACGACCACGTCGGCCATGCTGGCCTGGATCCTGGAAGATGCGGGTTACGCGCCGGGCTTCCTGATCGGCGGCGTGCCGATGAACTTCGGCGTGTCGGCGCGGCTGACCGGCCCGGGCGCCGATTCCGAGTTCTTCGTCATCGAGGCGGATGAATACGACACGGCCTTCTTCGACAAGCGCAGCAAGTTCGTGCATTACCACGCCAGGACGGCGATACTCAACAACCTGGAATACGACCACGCCGACATCTTCCCGGACCTGGCCGCCATCGAGACGCAGTTCCACCACCTGGTGCGCACCGTGCCGGGCATCGGCCGCGTGGTCGTCAACGGCGACGAGGACGCGCTGCAGCGCGTGATCCGGCGCGGCTGCTGGAGCGAAAAGGAAACGTTCGGCGGGGCGGAGGGCAGCAACTGGACGATGAAGGAACATCCGGACGGCAGCTTCGACGTGCTGTTCAACGGCCAGTTCGAAGGCACCGTCGAATGGAAACTGACCGGCAAGCATAACCGCAGCAATGCGCTGGCCGCGATCGCCGCCGCCCGCAACGTCGGCGTGCCGATCGCGCAGGCGGCCAAGGCGCTGGCAAAATTCGAGAGCGTCAAGCGGCGCATGGAAGTGCGCGGCGTCGCCAAGGGCGTCACGGTGTACGACGATTTCGCCCACCACCCGACGGCGATCGCCACGACGGTGGGCGGCCTGCGCCAGAAGCTGGGCAAGGACACCCGCATCCTGGCCGTGCTGGAGCCCCGCTCGAACACGATGAAGCTGGGTGCGATGAAGGATGCGCTGCCGGGCAGCCTGGTCGACGCGGACCTGGTGTTCGGTTTCGGCAGCGAGAAGGCGCTGGGCTGGAGCCTGGCCTCGGCACTGGCGCCGATGGGCTCGACCGCTTCGGCCTACGAGGACCTGGACCTGATGGTCAAGGCCATCGTCGGGCAGGCGCGCCCGGGCGACCACGTCGTCGTGATGAGCAACGGCGGCTTCGGCGGCGTGCACCAGAAACTGCTGGACGCGCTGGCGGCATGA
- the accC gene encoding acetyl-CoA carboxylase biotin carboxylase subunit: protein MFEKILIANRGEIALRIQRACRELGIKTVVVHSEADKDAKYVKLADESVCIGPAQSAQSYLNMPAIISAAEVTDAEAIHPGYGFLSENADFAERVEKSGFVFIGPRSDSIRLMGDKVSAKQAMIKAGVPCVPGSDGALPDDPKAIVQIARKIGYPVIIKAAGGGGGRGMRVVHTEAALLNAVTMTKTEAGAAFGNPEVYMEKFLENPRHVEIQILADEHRNAVWLGERDCSMQRRHQKVIEEAPAPGIPRKLIEKIGDRCAEACRKIGYRGAGTFEFLYENGEFYFIEMNTRVQVEHPVTEMITGIDIVQEQIRIACGEKLRFRQRDVMLSGHAIECRINAEDPFKFTPSPGRITSWHTPGGPGVRVDSHSYAGYYVPPHYDSMIGKLITYGATREQAIRRMQIALSEMVVEGIQTNIPLHRELMVDARFIEGGTNIHYLEQKLAAMPKAGS from the coding sequence ATGTTTGAAAAAATCCTCATTGCCAATCGCGGTGAAATCGCGCTGCGTATCCAGCGCGCCTGCCGCGAGCTGGGCATCAAGACGGTGGTCGTCCACTCCGAAGCGGACAAGGACGCGAAATACGTCAAGCTGGCCGACGAATCCGTCTGCATCGGCCCCGCGCAGTCGGCGCAGAGCTACCTGAACATGCCGGCCATCATCAGCGCCGCCGAAGTCACCGATGCCGAAGCGATTCACCCCGGCTACGGCTTCCTGTCGGAAAATGCCGACTTCGCCGAACGCGTCGAGAAATCCGGCTTCGTCTTTATCGGCCCGCGTTCCGACTCGATCCGCCTGATGGGCGACAAGGTCTCGGCCAAACAGGCCATGATCAAGGCCGGCGTACCGTGCGTGCCAGGTTCCGACGGCGCCCTGCCGGACGACCCGAAGGCCATCGTGCAGATCGCCCGCAAGATCGGCTATCCCGTCATCATCAAGGCGGCCGGCGGCGGCGGCGGCCGTGGCATGCGCGTCGTGCACACGGAAGCGGCGCTGCTCAATGCCGTCACGATGACGAAGACCGAAGCGGGTGCCGCGTTCGGCAATCCCGAGGTCTACATGGAGAAGTTCCTGGAGAATCCGCGCCACGTGGAGATCCAGATCCTGGCCGACGAGCACCGCAACGCCGTCTGGCTGGGTGAGCGCGACTGCTCGATGCAGCGGCGCCACCAGAAGGTCATCGAGGAAGCGCCGGCACCGGGCATCCCGCGCAAGCTGATCGAAAAGATCGGCGACCGCTGCGCCGAAGCGTGCCGCAAGATCGGCTACCGCGGCGCCGGCACGTTCGAATTCCTGTACGAGAACGGCGAGTTCTACTTCATCGAGATGAACACCCGCGTGCAGGTCGAGCACCCCGTCACGGAAATGATCACGGGCATCGACATCGTGCAGGAACAGATCCGCATCGCCTGCGGCGAGAAGCTGCGCTTCCGCCAGCGCGACGTGATGCTGTCCGGCCACGCCATCGAGTGCCGCATCAACGCGGAAGACCCGTTCAAGTTCACCCCGTCGCCAGGGCGCATCACGTCGTGGCACACCCCGGGCGGCCCGGGCGTGCGCGTGGACTCCCATTCGTATGCGGGTTACTATGTACCGCCGCACTACGATTCGATGATCGGCAAGCTGATCACCTACGGCGCCACCCGCGAGCAGGCCATCCGCCGCATGCAGATCGCGCTGTCGGAGATGGTCGTCGAAGGCATCCAGACCAACATCCCGCTGCACCGCGAGCTGATGGTCGATGCCCGCTTCATCGAGGGCGGCACCAACATCCACTACCTGGAACAGAAACTGGCGGCAATGCCCAAGGCAGGTTCATGA
- a CDS encoding YqiA/YcfP family alpha/beta fold hydrolase, whose translation MILYLHGFRSSPLSMKGRLLAGRMAALGRAHEYIAPQLPASPKLAMEQAFALVAHVPADELCIVGSSLGGYYATWMAERLGCRAVLLNPAVTPLRDLDKHVGVTTMYHSDEPFEFKREYIDELRAFAVPAITRPERYFLIAATGDEVLDYRTMVAHYPGARQHVIDGSDHGISEFADYVDEVLAFGRVHGAA comes from the coding sequence ATGATCCTGTACCTGCATGGCTTCCGCTCGTCGCCGCTGTCGATGAAGGGGCGGCTGCTGGCCGGACGGATGGCGGCGCTGGGCCGCGCGCACGAGTACATTGCGCCGCAGCTGCCGGCGTCGCCGAAGCTGGCGATGGAACAGGCGTTCGCGCTGGTGGCACACGTGCCGGCCGACGAGCTGTGCATCGTCGGCTCGTCGCTGGGCGGCTACTACGCCACCTGGATGGCCGAGCGCCTGGGCTGCCGCGCCGTGCTGTTGAACCCCGCCGTGACGCCGCTGCGCGATCTCGACAAGCACGTGGGCGTCACGACGATGTACCACAGCGACGAGCCATTCGAGTTCAAGCGCGAATACATCGACGAGCTGCGTGCCTTCGCCGTGCCGGCGATCACGCGCCCCGAACGGTACTTCCTGATCGCCGCCACCGGCGACGAGGTGCTGGACTACCGCACGATGGTGGCCCATTACCCTGGCGCGCGCCAGCACGTCATCGACGGCAGCGACCATGGCATCAGCGAGTTTGCCGACTACGTGGACGAGGTGCTGGCGTTCGGCCGGGTGCATGGCGCCGCATGA
- a CDS encoding TlpA family protein disulfide reductase, translating to MKKSHLLAYGVIAVLFGVTGAWMGQKTKPAPEPLTMTPPPAAPATGTATPGAAPADSNGRTGAVEALFSQWMPDDKGTQQSLAQWQGKPLLVNFWAPWCAPCVQEMPELSQLQSGGKYKDLQVVGIGIDTPANIAEFNKKFKIAYPLLVGGSTGTELSRILGNAQGGLPFTVLIGADGAVKKAYLGRLNFEKLEKDLAAL from the coding sequence ATGAAAAAATCGCACCTGCTGGCCTATGGCGTCATCGCCGTCCTGTTCGGCGTAACCGGCGCCTGGATGGGCCAGAAAACGAAACCGGCCCCGGAGCCGCTGACCATGACGCCGCCCCCGGCCGCGCCGGCAACCGGCACCGCGACGCCGGGCGCCGCCCCCGCGGACAGCAACGGGCGTACCGGGGCCGTCGAAGCCCTGTTCAGCCAATGGATGCCGGACGACAAAGGGACGCAGCAGTCGCTGGCACAGTGGCAAGGCAAGCCCCTGCTGGTCAATTTCTGGGCACCGTGGTGTGCGCCGTGCGTGCAGGAAATGCCGGAACTGTCGCAGCTGCAGTCCGGCGGCAAGTACAAGGACCTGCAGGTCGTGGGCATCGGCATCGATACGCCAGCGAACATCGCCGAGTTCAACAAGAAATTCAAGATTGCCTATCCCCTGCTGGTCGGCGGCAGCACCGGGACGGAGCTGTCGCGCATTCTGGGGAATGCCCAGGGCGGCCTGCCATTCACCGTCCTGATCGGGGCCGACGGCGCGGTCAAGAAGGCCTATCTGGGCCGGCTGAACTTCGAGAAGCTGGAAAAGGACCTGGCCGCGTTATAG
- a CDS encoding IS3 family transposase (programmed frameshift), which translates to MARSKSYTPELREEAVKLVLTQGLTLEDAALRLMIPKGTLANWVAAARGGTSSKVAPGSRSVPELEAEVTKLRKELAEARMERDIGKKGGSVLCAGVAAKYAVMKTLRLEYSLSALCRVFDVSRSGFYAWTHGQPSKRAQEDARLKVAIEAVHTQSRQTYGPLRMQPELAAQGFPAGRDRIVRLRRELALRCKQKRKFKATTNSNHELPVAENLLNQTFAPTRPNEAWVTDITYVATGEGWLYLAGIKDVFTCELVGYSMGARMTQTLTAQALWKAVRNKRPAPGLIHHSDRGSQYCAHDYQKLVKQFGMQPSMSRRGNCYDNAPMESFWGSLKNELVHHQRYATRADAKAAIQEYIESFYNRQRRHSRLGNVAPALFAEEFSERLQAV; encoded by the exons ATGGCACGCTCAAAATCATACACCCCGGAGCTTCGTGAAGAAGCGGTAAAACTGGTCCTGACACAGGGTCTGACGCTGGAGGACGCGGCGTTACGGCTCATGATTCCCAAGGGAACCTTGGCCAATTGGGTAGCTGCAGCGAGGGGTGGCACCTCATCCAAAGTGGCTCCCGGCAGCCGCTCCGTGCCCGAACTTGAGGCCGAAGTTACCAAGCTGCGCAAGGAGCTTGCTGAGGCCCGCATGGAGCGCGATATCG GTAAAAAAGGCGGCAGCGTACTTTGCGCGGGAGTCGCTGCCAAGTACGCGGTCATGAAGACATTGCGACTCGAATATTCACTAAGCGCGCTCTGCCGCGTCTTCGACGTGTCGCGCAGCGGGTTCTATGCTTGGACTCACGGGCAGCCGTCGAAACGTGCGCAGGAGGACGCGCGCCTGAAGGTCGCCATCGAGGCGGTTCATACGCAGAGCCGGCAGACATATGGGCCACTTCGGATGCAGCCGGAACTGGCCGCACAAGGCTTTCCTGCTGGCCGTGACCGCATCGTCCGGCTACGACGTGAGCTTGCCCTGCGCTGTAAGCAGAAGCGAAAATTCAAGGCCACCACCAACTCGAACCATGAGCTGCCGGTGGCCGAGAATCTGTTGAATCAGACCTTCGCACCAACCCGCCCGAACGAAGCCTGGGTAACCGACATCACGTATGTCGCCACAGGCGAAGGCTGGCTCTACCTGGCCGGCATCAAAGACGTCTTTACATGCGAACTGGTGGGCTATTCGATGGGTGCGCGCATGACGCAAACGCTGACCGCACAGGCCCTTTGGAAAGCCGTGCGCAACAAGCGCCCGGCGCCGGGATTGATTCACCACTCCGACCGTGGGAGCCAGTATTGCGCTCACGACTATCAAAAGCTCGTCAAGCAGTTTGGCATGCAACCGTCCATGTCGCGCAGGGGGAACTGCTACGACAACGCGCCTATGGAAAGCTTCTGGGGCAGTCTGAAAAATGAGCTGGTGCACCATCAACGATATGCAACCCGCGCCGATGCGAAGGCCGCGATACAGGAGTACATCGAAAGCTTTTATAACCGCCAGCGACGCCACTCGCGTCTTGGCAATGTAGCGCCAGCGTTGTTTGCCGAGGAATTCAGCGAACGGCTGCAGGCGGTTTGA
- the aroQ gene encoding type II 3-dehydroquinate dehydratase translates to MAKHLLLLNGPNLNLLGTREPHIYGATTLADVEQAAREQAAAAGAQLAAFQSNHEGALIDRIHAARAEGVDYIVINPGGYTHTSVALRDALAGVAIPFVEVHISNIYQREAFRHHSYLSAIATGTICGLGIAGYRLAIDFALKSS, encoded by the coding sequence ATGGCAAAACACTTGCTGCTGCTGAACGGCCCCAACCTGAATCTGCTGGGGACGCGCGAGCCTCATATCTATGGTGCCACGACGTTGGCCGATGTGGAGCAGGCTGCGCGGGAACAGGCAGCGGCAGCGGGCGCACAGCTGGCCGCGTTCCAGAGCAACCACGAGGGAGCATTGATCGACCGGATCCACGCGGCGCGGGCCGAAGGCGTGGACTACATCGTCATCAATCCCGGCGGCTACACCCACACGAGCGTCGCGCTGCGCGATGCGCTGGCCGGTGTCGCCATCCCGTTCGTGGAAGTCCACATATCGAATATTTATCAGCGCGAAGCATTTCGCCACCATTCCTATCTCAGTGCGATCGCGACAGGGACGATCTGCGGACTCGGCATCGCGGGATACCGGCTCGCCATCGACTTTGCCCTAAAAAGCAGTTAA
- a CDS encoding DUF3426 domain-containing protein: protein MALATQCPHCQTVFRVAHDQLKLRGGIVRCGACNEIFDGNAALVEPAAVPLPAAVPAAPAPLDLELDLDAAPDPEPDPATPAVPAEVAPEHGPGIEPGIEPEPEPEPESDVTSEPDAAPALADSTLEPRPDSDFDLPSEHIVAVALDDGHTFDDNVPVAPPPGKAEGDSVADDSAVRAVDDAAAADLLAAPESALLAAGSGAVTPAADELAEPDEPEFVRQAERRERVGRSTRLVMAWGMPLLALLLLVQLGTTFRNPLAARYPALQPALAALCAPFGCKVELPAQIDALAIEQGELQTLADSTFSFVTVLRNGSRTAQAWPHIELVLNDTADKPVLRRVFAPREYLANPADAAKGFGPRSEQSVKLYFELNRLKASGYHIAIFYP from the coding sequence ATGGCGCTCGCCACCCAATGCCCCCACTGTCAGACGGTTTTCCGGGTCGCCCATGACCAGCTGAAACTGCGTGGGGGCATCGTGCGCTGCGGTGCCTGCAATGAGATCTTTGACGGCAACGCCGCGCTCGTGGAGCCGGCCGCCGTCCCCCTCCCCGCCGCCGTGCCGGCTGCCCCGGCCCCGCTCGACCTCGAGCTGGACCTCGATGCCGCGCCGGATCCCGAGCCCGATCCTGCTACGCCTGCCGTGCCCGCCGAGGTGGCGCCTGAGCACGGGCCTGGGATCGAGCCTGGGATCGAGCCAGAGCCTGAGCCTGAGCCCGAATCCGACGTTACGAGCGAGCCAGATGCGGCACCGGCGTTGGCCGACAGTACCCTGGAACCCCGTCCCGACAGCGACTTCGACCTGCCGTCCGAACACATCGTCGCCGTCGCGCTGGACGACGGCCACACGTTCGACGACAACGTTCCCGTCGCCCCGCCGCCCGGCAAAGCCGAAGGCGACAGCGTGGCCGACGACAGTGCCGTGCGCGCCGTTGACGACGCCGCGGCCGCCGACCTGCTGGCGGCGCCGGAAAGCGCCCTGCTGGCGGCCGGCAGCGGCGCCGTCACGCCGGCGGCGGACGAACTGGCGGAACCGGACGAGCCCGAATTCGTCCGCCAGGCCGAGCGCCGCGAGCGCGTGGGCCGCAGCACCCGTCTCGTCATGGCGTGGGGCATGCCGCTGCTGGCACTGCTGCTGCTGGTCCAGCTGGGCACCACCTTCCGCAATCCGCTGGCGGCCCGCTACCCGGCGCTGCAGCCGGCGCTGGCCGCGCTGTGCGCGCCGTTCGGCTGCAAGGTCGAGCTGCCGGCCCAGATCGACGCGCTGGCGATCGAGCAGGGCGAGCTGCAGACGCTGGCGGACAGTACCTTCAGCTTCGTCACCGTGCTGCGCAACGGATCGCGCACGGCGCAGGCCTGGCCCCATATCGAGCTGGTTCTGAACGACACAGCCGACAAGCCCGTGCTGCGCCGCGTGTTCGCGCCGCGCGAGTACCTGGCCAACCCGGCCGACGCGGCCAAAGGCTTCGGCCCGCGCAGCGAACAATCCGTGAAACTGTATTTCGAACTGAACCGGCTCAAGGCATCGGGCTACCACATCGCGATTTTCTACCCCTGA
- a CDS encoding YggT family protein, protein MLVLSIVMLIVDTIAVLLGGVLLLRFWMQATRVRPPSSVAQFTFQLSDWLVRPMRRIVPGVGGYDWASLLGAFLIVLLASSLLFIRGVPVEVVLKLALFRFLQWILYGFMALLVVEAIFSWVNPHAPLAPFVRALNEPLLRPIRRVVPLVGSLDLSLLVALVLLQIAQHVLGMVFGG, encoded by the coding sequence ATGCTCGTGCTTAGTATTGTGATGCTGATCGTCGATACCATCGCCGTCCTGCTGGGCGGGGTGCTGCTGCTGCGGTTCTGGATGCAGGCAACCCGCGTGCGCCCGCCCTCGTCGGTGGCGCAGTTTACGTTCCAGCTGTCCGACTGGCTGGTGCGGCCGATGCGCCGCATCGTGCCGGGCGTCGGCGGCTACGACTGGGCCAGCCTGCTGGGGGCGTTCCTGATCGTATTGCTGGCGTCGTCGCTGCTGTTCATCCGCGGCGTGCCGGTGGAAGTCGTGCTGAAGCTGGCGCTGTTCCGGTTCCTGCAGTGGATCCTGTACGGCTTCATGGCCTTGCTGGTGGTCGAGGCGATCTTCAGCTGGGTCAACCCGCATGCGCCGCTGGCGCCGTTCGTACGGGCGCTGAACGAGCCGCTGCTGCGGCCGATCCGCCGGGTGGTGCCGCTGGTCGGCAGCCTGGACCTGTCGCTGCTGGTGGCGCTGGTGTTGCTGCAGATTGCGCAGCACGTGCTGGGGATGGTGTTTGGCGGGTGA
- a CDS encoding carbohydrate kinase family protein — protein sequence MNQTSLICGSLAIDVIMQYEGRFGDTLLADQLHKVNVSFLVPTMRTEFGGCSGNIAYNLKLLDGDPRIVGVMGQDCAAYLERLQKLGISTQNILIKKDAYNAQCFVTADSDNNQINAFHPGAMSFAHENNIEEAGPARLAIISPDGHLGMLKHADDLQRLNIPFIFDPGQQMPMFTPEQLIAFIDKATYVTCNDYEIELLVDRTGLSLADIAHRLDALIVTRGEKGSQIYTKGTSIDIPAVKADAVLDPTGCGDAYRAGLLYGLTHDLGWETTGRLASLLGAIKIAHKGAQNHVLTKEEIADRFEQAFGYRYE from the coding sequence ATGAACCAGACTTCCCTGATCTGTGGCTCACTGGCCATCGACGTCATCATGCAGTACGAAGGCCGCTTCGGCGATACGCTGCTGGCCGACCAGCTGCACAAGGTCAACGTATCGTTCCTGGTGCCGACCATGCGCACCGAATTCGGCGGCTGCTCCGGCAATATCGCCTACAACCTGAAGCTCCTGGACGGCGATCCGCGCATCGTCGGCGTGATGGGCCAGGATTGCGCCGCCTACCTGGAGCGGCTGCAGAAGCTGGGCATCTCCACGCAGAACATCCTGATCAAGAAGGACGCCTACAACGCCCAGTGCTTCGTCACGGCCGACTCGGACAACAACCAGATCAACGCGTTCCACCCGGGCGCCATGTCGTTCGCGCACGAGAACAATATCGAGGAAGCGGGTCCCGCACGCCTGGCGATCATCTCGCCGGACGGCCACCTGGGCATGCTCAAGCACGCGGACGACCTGCAGCGCCTGAACATCCCGTTCATCTTCGACCCGGGCCAGCAGATGCCGATGTTCACGCCGGAGCAGCTGATCGCCTTTATCGACAAGGCGACGTACGTCACCTGCAACGACTACGAGATCGAGCTGCTGGTGGACCGCACGGGCCTGTCGCTGGCCGACATCGCGCACCGCCTGGACGCGCTGATCGTCACCCGCGGCGAGAAAGGTTCGCAGATCTACACGAAAGGCACCAGCATCGACATCCCGGCGGTCAAGGCCGATGCCGTGCTGGACCCGACGGGCTGCGGCGACGCCTACCGCGCCGGCCTGCTGTACGGCCTGACGCACGACCTGGGCTGGGAAACGACGGGCCGCCTGGCCAGCCTGCTGGGCGCGATCAAGATCGCCCACAAGGGCGCCCAGAACCACGTGCTGACGAAGGAAGAGATCGCGGACCGGTTCGAGCAGGCGTTCGGCTACCGCTACGAATAA
- the accB gene encoding acetyl-CoA carboxylase biotin carboxyl carrier protein, translating into MDLRKLKTLIDLVAESDIAELEVTEGESKVRIVKSSAMPQNQVVMMPSQGAPAQFAPVAVPSAAAAPAANSAPAAPAEPTGHVVKSPMVGTFYRSSAPGKEPFVEVGQSIKEGDTLCIIEAMKLLNEIDADKTGTITQILVENGQPVEFGQPLFVIG; encoded by the coding sequence ATGGATTTACGCAAGCTCAAGACGTTGATTGACTTGGTTGCCGAATCGGATATTGCGGAACTCGAAGTGACCGAAGGCGAGAGCAAGGTCCGGATCGTCAAATCCTCCGCCATGCCGCAGAACCAGGTCGTCATGATGCCGTCCCAGGGCGCTCCGGCCCAGTTTGCTCCGGTGGCCGTGCCAAGCGCCGCGGCCGCACCTGCCGCCAACAGCGCGCCTGCCGCGCCCGCGGAACCGACCGGCCACGTGGTCAAGTCGCCGATGGTGGGCACGTTCTATCGTTCCTCCGCGCCAGGCAAGGAACCGTTCGTCGAGGTGGGCCAGTCAATCAAGGAAGGCGATACGCTGTGCATCATCGAAGCGATGAAGCTGCTCAACGAAATCGACGCCGACAAGACCGGCACCATCACCCAGATCCTGGTCGAGAACGGCCAGCCGGTAGAATTCGGCCAGCCGCTGTTCGTGATCGGCTAA
- a CDS encoding nucleotidyltransferase domain-containing protein, which yields MHIDAATKLVRTELLPRWPDAAVAIIGGSIARGEATPTSDIDLLLVFEHVEQAWRDTFKVGTQTVELFGHDLATFDYFCRVVDGPAGRMPLAAMVNDGASVLPDSALLQRLRRHARKLYDAGPPALSAEALARQRYAITTLLEDLADSTTPDETLAIAVHLYGALADFALRAAGTWTGHGRHLARRLKATAPALAADLETGMALLAAQPEMAKAAFDRAVRTTLAPHGGLLLEGFRLPAPAAWRSAEVPD from the coding sequence ATGCATATCGACGCCGCGACGAAGCTTGTACGCACTGAGCTGCTGCCCCGCTGGCCCGACGCGGCGGTCGCCATCATCGGCGGTTCGATCGCGCGCGGCGAGGCGACACCCACTTCCGACATCGACCTGCTGCTCGTGTTCGAGCACGTCGAGCAGGCGTGGCGCGACACGTTCAAGGTCGGCACGCAGACGGTCGAACTGTTCGGCCACGACCTCGCCACGTTCGACTACTTCTGCCGCGTCGTCGACGGCCCGGCCGGACGCATGCCACTGGCGGCGATGGTCAATGACGGCGCCAGCGTACTGCCGGACAGCGCCTTGCTGCAGCGGCTGCGACGCCATGCCCGCAAGCTGTACGACGCCGGGCCGCCGGCATTGTCCGCCGAAGCGCTGGCGCGCCAGCGCTATGCGATCACGACACTGCTGGAGGACCTGGCCGACAGCACCACACCGGACGAGACGCTGGCGATTGCCGTCCACCTGTACGGCGCGCTGGCCGATTTTGCCCTGCGCGCGGCCGGGACATGGACGGGCCACGGCCGCCACCTGGCACGCAGGCTGAAGGCGACGGCACCGGCACTGGCGGCCGACCTGGAGACGGGGATGGCGCTGCTGGCGGCGCAGCCGGAGATGGCGAAGGCCGCGTTCGACCGGGCCGTGCGCACGACCCTGGCGCCGCATGGCGGTCTATTGCTGGAGGGGTTCAGGCTGCCGGCACCGGCGGCGTGGCGCAGCGCGGAGGTGCCGGACTAG
- the prmA gene encoding 50S ribosomal protein L11 methyltransferase: protein MSWTEIVIEVARDNAEALSDALIEAGALSVSVEDADEGTAQEKPLFGEPGMEPKEAAWEHSRVVALTDVDADQAAIVAEAAAAIGLAAAPAFTTRAVADEDWVRLTQSQFEPIHIGKNIWVVPSWHEAPDANALILELDPGLAFGTGSHPTTKLCMEWLEAHPAPGKSVLDYGCGSGILAMVARKLGATQVAGVDIDPQAIDSARDNAVRNKVEDIEFFVPEAFAQSRHAEARFDIVVANILSSPLKLMAPMLSGRVADGGALVLSGVLARQAEEVAAAYAPFINLSVWAEHEGWVALHGRLGSETALPAR, encoded by the coding sequence ATGAGCTGGACTGAAATCGTCATCGAAGTCGCCCGCGACAACGCGGAAGCCCTGTCGGACGCACTGATCGAGGCGGGCGCGCTGTCCGTCTCCGTCGAGGATGCGGACGAAGGCACCGCGCAGGAAAAGCCCCTGTTCGGCGAGCCGGGCATGGAGCCGAAGGAAGCGGCGTGGGAACACAGCCGCGTCGTCGCGCTGACCGACGTCGACGCCGACCAGGCCGCGATCGTGGCCGAAGCGGCGGCGGCCATCGGCCTGGCCGCCGCGCCGGCGTTCACGACCCGGGCAGTGGCGGACGAGGATTGGGTGCGCCTGACGCAATCGCAGTTCGAGCCGATCCACATCGGCAAGAACATCTGGGTCGTGCCGAGCTGGCACGAGGCGCCCGATGCCAACGCGCTGATCCTGGAACTGGATCCGGGCCTGGCGTTCGGCACCGGCAGCCATCCCACCACGAAGCTGTGCATGGAATGGCTGGAAGCCCATCCGGCCCCGGGCAAGTCGGTGCTGGATTACGGCTGCGGCTCCGGCATCCTGGCCATGGTGGCGCGCAAGCTGGGCGCCACGCAGGTGGCCGGGGTCGACATCGACCCGCAGGCGATCGATTCGGCGCGCGACAACGCCGTGCGCAACAAGGTGGAAGACATCGAGTTCTTCGTCCCGGAAGCCTTTGCGCAGTCGCGCCATGCCGAGGCCCGCTTCGACATCGTCGTGGCCAACATCCTGTCCTCGCCATTGAAGCTGATGGCGCCGATGCTGTCCGGCCGCGTGGCCGACGGCGGCGCGCTGGTGCTGTCCGGCGTGCTGGCGCGCCAGGCGGAGGAAGTGGCGGCCGCGTATGCGCCGTTCATCAACCTGTCCGTCTGGGCCGAACACGAAGGCTGGGTGGCCCTGCACGGCCGCCTCGGCAGCGAAACCGCCCTGCCGGCGCGTTAA